From the genome of Frateuria soli:
TGCTCGCCGCATTGCTGATCCTCGGCGGCCTCGCCGGCACGGTGCTGCCGATGCTGCCGGGCATCCCGATGATCTTCGGCGGCATCTGGCTGGTCGCCGCGGTGGACGGCTACCGCCACCTGGGCCTGGCCTGGCTGCTGGTGATCGGCGCGCTCGGGGCGCTCGGCGTACTGGTCGACTTCGTCGCCGGCGCCATGGGCGCCAAACGGATCGGCGCCAGCCCCCGCGCGCTGTGGGGCGCCACCATCGGCACCGTGGTGGGCATGTTCTTCAACATCCCGGGACTGATCCTGGGTCCGTTCGTGGGCGCGTTGCTCGGCGAGCTCTCCGCCGGCACCAGCGTGCTGCGCTCGGCCCACGTCGGTGCCGGCACCTGGATCGGGCTGCTCGCCGGCACGCTGGTCAAGCTGGTGATCTCGTTCCTGATGGTCGGCCTGTTCGGCCTGGCCATGCTGCTCTAGACCTTAAGGCACAGGCGCGCCCCAACCACGCCCGCGTACGCTGCGCCGGCCATCCAAGGAGGAACACCATGCGCAAGACCCTCGCCCTCGCCCTGGCCGCAACGCTGGCCACCGCCGGATCGCTGCACGCGCAGGCCACGCCCGATGCCTGGGTCGAGCGCAGCAACACCGACGCCAAGGTGCTGCTGGACACCCTCGCCCGCTTCAGTCCGGAATTCGCCACCCAGGTCGGCGTGCCCGGCTACGACACCAGGGTCGCCGACCTCAAGCCCGGCATCGACGCACGCTCGCGCGCCGCACTGGTGGAGGCCAAGGGCAAGCTGGAGAAGCTGCTCGCCAGGGAGCGGGACCCGAACGTGCGCGAGGACCTCCAGATCATGATCGAGGCCACCGCCCAGCAGATCGAGGGCATCGACCTCACCCACAAGTACCTGCTGCCCTACAACGACATCGGCTCGCTGATCTTCAGCGGCGAATTCGCACTGCTGAAGGACGACGTCGATGCCAAGCGCCGGCCGGCCGCGCTCAAGCGCCTGGAGTGCTACGTCGGCAAGGCGCCCGGCTGCACGCCGATCACCGAGGAGGCCAGGGCGCTGACCACGGCCCGGCTGGGCGAGAAGTCGCTGCTGGGTCCGTACAGGGGCGAGGTCGAGCAGAAGCTCGCCAACACGCCGCGCTACGTCGAGGGCATCCGCCAGCTGTTCGCCAGGTACAAGCTCGACACCCCGGAGGGCAAGGCCGCGCTGGATGCACTCGACAAGCAACTGAAGGAGTACGACGCCTGGGTGCGCGACACCGTGCTGCCGCGCGCACGCACCGACTTCCGCCTGCCCGAACCGCTGTACGCATACAACCTCAAGCAGGTCGGCATCGACATCCCGCCCGAACAGCTGATGAAGCAGGCCGAGCTCGAGTTCATGGAGCTGCGCGGCATGATGCAGGCGATGGCGCCGGTGGTGGCCAGGGCCGAGGGCATCGACGCCTCCGACTACCGCGACGTGCTCAAGGCCCTGAAGAAGCAGCAGCTCACCCGCGACCAGGTCGAGCCCTGGTATCACGGGGTGCTGGGCCACATCGAGGACACCATCCGCGACGAGGACATCGTCACCCTGCCCAGGCGCCAGATGCAGATGCGCCTGGCCTCCGAGGCCGAGGCCGCACAGGTACCCGCCCCGCACATGGACCCGCCGCCGTTCCTCAACAACCACGGCGAGCGCGGCACCTTCGTGCTGACCATGGGCAACCCCGGCAACGGCAAGGACAACAGCCAGTCCTACGACGACTTCACCTTCAAGGCCGCCGCCTGGACGCTGACCGCGCACGAGGGTCGCCCCGGCCACGAACTGCAGTTCGCGGCGATGGTCGAGCGCGGCGTGTCGCTGGCGCGCAGCCTGTTCGCATTCAACAGCGTCAACGTCGAAGGCTGGGCGCTCTACGCCGAGTCGGAGATGCTGCCGTACGAGCCCCCGGCCGGCCAGTTCGCCGCCCTGCAGGCGCGCCTGATGCGGGCTGCCCGCGCCTACCTCGACCCGATGCTCAACCTGGGCCTGATCACCCGCGAGCGCGCGCACGACGTGCTCACCCGCGACGTCGGCCTGTCGGAGGCGATGGCCCGGCAGGAACTGGACCGCTACACCTTCAACAGCCCC
Proteins encoded in this window:
- a CDS encoding DUF456 domain-containing protein: MEIALYLLAALLILGGLAGTVLPMLPGIPMIFGGIWLVAAVDGYRHLGLAWLLVIGALGALGVLVDFVAGAMGAKRIGASPRALWGATIGTVVGMFFNIPGLILGPFVGALLGELSAGTSVLRSAHVGAGTWIGLLAGTLVKLVISFLMVGLFGLAMLL
- a CDS encoding DUF885 domain-containing protein, which produces MRKTLALALAATLATAGSLHAQATPDAWVERSNTDAKVLLDTLARFSPEFATQVGVPGYDTRVADLKPGIDARSRAALVEAKGKLEKLLARERDPNVREDLQIMIEATAQQIEGIDLTHKYLLPYNDIGSLIFSGEFALLKDDVDAKRRPAALKRLECYVGKAPGCTPITEEARALTTARLGEKSLLGPYRGEVEQKLANTPRYVEGIRQLFARYKLDTPEGKAALDALDKQLKEYDAWVRDTVLPRARTDFRLPEPLYAYNLKQVGIDIPPEQLMKQAELEFMELRGMMQAMAPVVARAEGIDASDYRDVLKALKKQQLTRDQVEPWYHGVLGHIEDTIRDEDIVTLPRRQMQMRLASEAEAAQVPAPHMDPPPFLNNHGERGTFVLTMGNPGNGKDNSQSYDDFTFKAAAWTLTAHEGRPGHELQFAAMVERGVSLARSLFAFNSVNVEGWALYAESEMLPYEPPAGQFAALQARLMRAARAYLDPMLNLGLITRERAHDVLTRDVGLSEAMARQELDRYTFNSPGQATAYFYGYLRLQQLRLETELALGDKFDRKAFNDFVIGQGLLPPAQLAEAVKTRFVPQQKQKH